From the Flavobacteriales bacterium genome, one window contains:
- a CDS encoding co-chaperone GroES, giving the protein MGKIQIKPLADRVLVEASAADETTAGGIIIPDTAKEKPQKGKIVAVGTGKKDEPLTVKEGDTVLYGKYAGTEITVDGRDYLIMRESDIFAVL; this is encoded by the coding sequence ATGGGAAAGATCCAGATCAAGCCCCTTGCAGATCGGGTGCTTGTTGAAGCTTCTGCCGCAGATGAGACTACCGCAGGTGGTATCATCATACCAGATACCGCAAAAGAAAAACCCCAAAAAGGAAAAATCGTGGCAGTCGGCACCGGTAAAAAGGATGAGCCGCTGACGGTAAAAGAAGGTGATACGGTACTTTATGGCAAGTATGCCGGAACAGAGATCACCGTTGATGGCAGAGATTATCTGATCATGAGAGAGTCAGATATTTTCGCTGTTCTGTAA
- a CDS encoding aminotransferase class I/II-fold pyridoxal phosphate-dependent enzyme: MVPPAHRLEHVQEYYFSTKLKQIAVMRSKGLNVLNLGIGSPDMPPADETIQALIHSAQDPNHHAYQPYTGTPELRKAMAEWYLKTYGVILDETSEILPLMGSKEGIMHITLAFVNPGDEILIPDPGYPTYSAVANLAQAIIRTYNLSEENNYQPQVEELDRLAHTHTRMIWLNYPHMPTGTPADDDAMEAVLAWAKHRKILVVNDNPYSLVLNAGEPTSILQYEDGKEVALELNSLSKSHNMAGWRVGMLAGAADHVQTVLRVKSNMDSGMFRPIQDAAVAALHVDEAWHESRNHEYEKRRSLVWALFDELGCSYAKDQCGMFVWARIPGNEVSSEAFVERLLQEYHVFITPGMIFGENGKQHVRISLCSPESVYKEALSRLKVPGREKATRAS, encoded by the coding sequence ATCGTTCCACCGGCCCATCGCCTTGAACATGTGCAGGAGTATTATTTCTCCACCAAGCTTAAACAGATCGCTGTCATGCGGTCCAAAGGATTGAACGTACTCAATCTGGGCATTGGAAGTCCGGACATGCCACCGGCAGATGAAACCATACAGGCGCTGATTCATTCAGCCCAGGATCCCAATCATCATGCATATCAGCCGTATACCGGAACGCCTGAATTGCGTAAGGCCATGGCGGAATGGTATTTGAAAACCTATGGTGTGATCCTCGATGAAACCTCGGAAATACTTCCCCTTATGGGATCCAAGGAAGGGATCATGCATATCACCCTGGCCTTTGTAAATCCGGGGGATGAGATTCTGATCCCGGATCCGGGCTATCCGACTTATTCGGCGGTCGCAAATTTGGCGCAGGCCATAATAAGAACATATAATTTGTCTGAGGAAAACAATTACCAACCTCAGGTTGAAGAACTGGATCGCCTGGCCCACACCCATACCCGGATGATATGGCTTAATTATCCGCACATGCCTACGGGTACGCCGGCAGATGATGATGCCATGGAGGCGGTGCTCGCCTGGGCAAAACACCGCAAGATTCTGGTGGTGAATGATAATCCATACAGCCTGGTACTCAATGCAGGTGAGCCTACCAGTATTTTGCAGTATGAGGATGGCAAAGAAGTAGCATTGGAATTAAACTCCCTGAGCAAGTCACACAACATGGCCGGGTGGCGTGTGGGAATGCTTGCAGGCGCTGCTGATCATGTTCAAACTGTACTTCGGGTCAAAAGCAACATGGATTCGGGTATGTTCAGACCCATCCAGGATGCTGCCGTTGCTGCGTTACATGTTGATGAGGCATGGCACGAATCCAGAAACCACGAATACGAAAAGCGGCGTTCCCTTGTATGGGCCTTGTTTGACGAGCTTGGCTGCAGCTATGCAAAGGATCAATGTGGAATGTTTGTCTGGGCACGTATCCCGGGGAATGAGGTTTCTTCGGAAGCCTTCGTGGAGCGCTTGCTCCAGGAATACCACGTGTTTATTACACCGGGTATGATCTTCGGTGAAAATGGCAAACAGCACGTGCGCATATCGCTCTGCAGTCCTGAATCGGTATACAAAGAAGCATTGTCCAGGTTGAAAGTCCCCGGACGTGAAAAGGCTACCCGGGCATCATGA
- the miaB gene encoding tRNA (N6-isopentenyl adenosine(37)-C2)-methylthiotransferase MiaB, with protein sequence MDQNDLLAEERQGEVLDRPVDALHEGRKKIYVESYGCQMNFSDSEIVVSILEEKGFNTTPDYHLADVVLINTCAIRDNAEQRVRNRLQEFRAVKKKNPELVIGVLGCMAERLKAKLLEEEKLVDLVAGPDAYRTLPALLQEVESGRKAVNVILSTEETYDDITPVRLDSNGVTAFISIMRGCDNMCSFCVVPFTRGRERSRDPQTIVQEAKDLFAKGYREVTLLGQNVDSYLWAGGGPKKDIIKSGKDAINFAGLLEMVAKVNPDLRIRFSTSHPKDITEDVLHTMAAHENICNYIHLPVQSGNSRILEKMNRGYTREWYMDRVEMIRRIIPDIAISTDVICGFCSEEEADHQETLSMMEWAAFDFAYMFKYSERPGTLAERKYSDDVTESLKTKRLEQVIELQQRMSLESNEKDIGKVFRVLVEGVSKRSQEHLYGRNDQNKVMIFPKGNLVRGQYVHVRADRCTAATLMGEVVEHA encoded by the coding sequence ATGGATCAGAATGATTTGCTAGCAGAAGAGCGCCAGGGAGAGGTATTGGACAGACCGGTTGATGCGTTGCACGAAGGCCGAAAAAAAATCTATGTAGAGTCATACGGATGTCAAATGAATTTCTCCGATAGTGAGATTGTGGTATCCATCCTTGAAGAAAAGGGTTTTAATACAACGCCTGACTATCATTTGGCCGATGTGGTTTTGATCAATACCTGTGCTATCAGGGATAATGCAGAGCAAAGAGTCAGAAATCGGCTGCAGGAATTCAGGGCTGTCAAGAAAAAAAATCCAGAACTCGTCATAGGTGTGCTGGGATGTATGGCTGAAAGGTTGAAAGCGAAGCTACTTGAGGAAGAAAAACTGGTCGATCTTGTGGCAGGTCCTGATGCGTATCGTACGCTCCCCGCCCTCTTGCAAGAGGTGGAATCCGGGAGAAAGGCTGTAAACGTTATCCTCTCTACCGAAGAAACATACGATGATATCACACCTGTTCGTCTGGATTCCAATGGTGTGACGGCTTTTATCTCCATCATGCGCGGTTGCGACAACATGTGCTCATTCTGTGTGGTTCCCTTTACCAGAGGCAGGGAGCGTAGCCGTGATCCTCAAACGATCGTGCAGGAAGCCAAAGATCTTTTCGCCAAAGGCTACCGGGAGGTAACACTTCTGGGGCAGAATGTGGATTCATATCTATGGGCCGGGGGTGGTCCGAAAAAAGACATCATTAAATCAGGCAAGGATGCAATCAACTTTGCTGGTTTGCTGGAAATGGTAGCCAAGGTAAATCCGGATCTGAGAATTCGTTTCTCCACCTCTCATCCGAAAGACATCACGGAGGATGTTTTACATACCATGGCTGCGCATGAAAATATTTGCAATTACATTCATCTGCCCGTTCAATCAGGAAACAGCCGGATTCTTGAGAAAATGAACAGGGGGTATACCCGTGAGTGGTATATGGACCGGGTGGAAATGATACGTCGGATTATCCCCGACATAGCGATCTCCACTGACGTGATATGCGGATTTTGTTCAGAAGAGGAAGCAGATCATCAGGAGACCCTTTCCATGATGGAATGGGCGGCTTTTGATTTTGCGTACATGTTCAAATACTCCGAAAGACCAGGCACATTGGCGGAGAGAAAGTACAGCGATGACGTGACGGAATCACTGAAAACCAAACGGTTAGAGCAAGTGATAGAACTGCAGCAACGAATGTCCCTGGAAAGCAATGAGAAGGATATTGGTAAGGTGTTCAGGGTACTCGTCGAAGGGGTTTCAAAACGTTCACAGGAACACCTCTATGGCAGAAATGATCAGAACAAGGTGATGATCTTTCCCAAAGGCAACCTGGTTCGCGGACAATATGTTCATGTAAGGGCAGACCGGTGTACAGCGGCAACCCTTATGGGAGAAGTTGTTGAGCATGCATGA
- a CDS encoding sigma 54-interacting transcriptional regulator produces MNVKEIKQRFGIIGSSNLLDRSLEIAIQVAPTDLTVLITGESGTGKEAFPQIIHHLSKRKHGPFIAVNCGAIPEGTIDSELFGHEKGSFTGAHDARKGYFEVVNGGTIFLDEVGELPLSTQVRLLRVLETGEFIRVGSSKVIKTDVRVVAATNVNLAQAVANGKFREDLYYRLNTVPIRVPSLRERKEDIHLLFRKFTADFADKYQMPPIRLTDEAVEMINAYRWPGNVRQLRNIAEQVSIIEESREIGPERLRSYLPDDSGTNLPVLLEPSEEQKGMTDREILYKVLFDMKRDVTDLKKLVAVLMKGNQPSEDIHTENAQVINRLYDDNAAVYPVTIRNGKDTHEEDHDRIDAHEDVTEESLSIAQKEEELIRKALEKHNGRRKKAAEELGISERTLYRKIKEYSM; encoded by the coding sequence ATGAACGTCAAGGAAATCAAACAACGATTTGGGATTATCGGTTCATCCAACTTGCTGGACCGTTCCCTGGAGATAGCCATTCAGGTGGCTCCAACGGATTTGACTGTATTGATCACCGGTGAAAGCGGAACCGGTAAGGAGGCTTTCCCGCAAATTATTCATCATCTGAGTAAAAGAAAGCACGGACCCTTTATCGCCGTAAACTGTGGCGCCATTCCGGAGGGCACCATCGACTCGGAATTGTTCGGGCATGAAAAAGGTTCCTTTACCGGTGCACATGATGCCCGGAAGGGTTATTTTGAGGTGGTGAATGGTGGTACGATCTTCCTGGATGAAGTTGGCGAGTTACCATTATCGACTCAGGTGCGATTGCTACGGGTCCTTGAAACCGGAGAATTCATCCGTGTGGGGTCCTCCAAGGTGATCAAGACCGATGTGAGAGTGGTCGCTGCGACTAATGTAAACCTTGCACAGGCTGTGGCCAATGGTAAATTCCGGGAAGACTTGTATTATAGACTGAATACGGTACCTATCAGAGTGCCTTCGCTTAGGGAAAGAAAGGAGGATATACATCTGTTGTTCAGAAAGTTTACAGCAGATTTTGCCGATAAATATCAGATGCCACCTATCAGACTAACGGATGAAGCGGTAGAAATGATCAATGCATACCGGTGGCCCGGTAATGTGCGCCAGTTGAGGAATATTGCGGAACAGGTTTCAATCATTGAGGAAAGCCGTGAAATTGGTCCCGAGCGACTAAGATCATACCTGCCGGATGATTCGGGTACGAATTTACCCGTCTTACTTGAACCAAGTGAAGAACAAAAGGGAATGACGGACAGGGAAATATTGTATAAGGTTCTGTTTGATATGAAACGAGATGTAACCGATCTGAAAAAACTAGTGGCAGTTCTGATGAAAGGCAATCAGCCTTCAGAAGACATTCACACGGAAAATGCCCAGGTTATTAATCGGTTGTATGATGACAATGCCGCGGTATATCCGGTGACCATTCGCAATGGAAAGGACACACATGAAGAGGATCATGACCGCATTGACGCACATGAAGATGTTACGGAAGAATCTTTATCAATAGCTCAGAAGGAAGAAGAATTGATCAGAAAGGCATTGGAAAAACACAACGGTCGCCGTAAAAAAGCCGCCGAAGAACTGGGTATTTCGGAGCGTACCCTGTACCGGAAGATCAAAGAATACAGCATGTAA
- the secG gene encoding preprotein translocase subunit SecG, which produces MIFNILTVLILIVCVLLILIVLVQNSKGGGLASSFASNNQIVGVRKTADFLEKATWVLVAVLLGLSLLSSTVIPRDENRAESRMEEQIQSAPSPQTGAPVLPDVPEEDPGQ; this is translated from the coding sequence ATGATCTTCAATATCCTCACCGTACTGATTCTGATCGTTTGTGTTCTTCTCATTCTGATCGTTTTGGTGCAAAATTCAAAAGGAGGGGGCCTGGCCTCATCATTCGCATCAAACAACCAGATTGTGGGTGTGCGTAAAACTGCGGATTTCCTGGAAAAGGCCACCTGGGTATTGGTAGCGGTCCTTCTCGGCCTCAGTCTGCTTTCAAGCACTGTAATCCCCAGAGATGAGAACCGTGCTGAATCCCGCATGGAAGAGCAGATTCAGAGTGCTCCTTCGCCTCAGACAGGCGCACCGGTTCTACCGGATGTACCCGAAGAAGATCCCGGACAGTAA
- a CDS encoding phosphatase PAP2 family protein produces the protein MHELKKRIPILGLLFTTLVASAGEPVYQLNAKKDMALSATGMMLCGMPLLSNQTRFYHRSELASLQTEKLWWPGLDKKAHLNWSLSADRISTIIPFGMAVVVGALPWTLANERDGKGGTWTQARTIYTMYMEAWLIQAGIKSMIKTLVNRPRPFLFNPSYSTEDKLLRAEKGGKDSFISGHTSGAFMTAAFVSTVLMHTSEKKHIRWIALALAGAATVTAVQRYRSGDHYPTDILTGAFTGTLTGILVPALHLSGRQAVDLRTGIQYPDGYAPVYTLGLNMSLTTAFNGRHSITISK, from the coding sequence ATGCATGAACTGAAAAAACGGATACCCATCCTGGGCTTGTTGTTCACCACCCTGGTGGCCAGCGCCGGTGAACCGGTGTATCAGTTGAATGCTAAAAAGGATATGGCCTTATCTGCAACGGGAATGATGCTTTGCGGAATGCCGCTCCTATCCAATCAAACCCGTTTTTATCACCGAAGTGAGCTGGCGTCGCTTCAAACTGAAAAGCTTTGGTGGCCTGGCCTGGATAAAAAAGCACACCTTAACTGGTCCCTTTCTGCGGATCGCATCAGCACCATCATTCCATTCGGTATGGCAGTCGTGGTGGGTGCATTGCCATGGACGCTTGCAAATGAAAGAGACGGCAAAGGCGGAACCTGGACGCAGGCAAGAACAATCTATACCATGTACATGGAGGCCTGGTTGATTCAGGCTGGCATCAAAAGTATGATCAAGACACTCGTCAACCGGCCCAGACCCTTCTTGTTCAACCCATCCTACTCCACGGAAGATAAATTGTTACGGGCAGAAAAAGGTGGCAAGGATTCCTTTATCTCAGGCCATACCTCGGGGGCATTTATGACTGCAGCGTTTGTTTCCACCGTACTTATGCACACATCCGAAAAGAAACATATCAGATGGATTGCTTTGGCACTCGCAGGCGCCGCTACTGTGACTGCCGTTCAGAGGTATCGGTCCGGTGACCATTACCCCACCGACATTCTGACCGGGGCATTTACAGGGACGCTTACAGGAATTTTGGTCCCGGCTCTTCATTTAAGTGGTAGACAGGCCGTTGATCTGCGAACCGGTATACAATATCCTGATGGATATGCACCTGTATATACCCTTGGATTAAATATGTCATTAACAACAGCTTTTAACGGGCGGCATTCAATCACGATCTCAAAATGA
- the groL gene encoding chaperonin GroEL (60 kDa chaperone family; promotes refolding of misfolded polypeptides especially under stressful conditions; forms two stacked rings of heptamers to form a barrel-shaped 14mer; ends can be capped by GroES; misfolded proteins enter the barrel where they are refolded when GroES binds), translating to MAKEIIFDIEARDALKRGVDALANAVKVTLGPKGRNVIIDKKFGAPSITKDGVTVAKEIELEDPIENMGAQMVKEVASKTGDVAGDGTTTATVLAQAIVTAGLKNVAAGANPMDLKRGIDKAVEATVESLRKLSKSVGHDSDKIEQVATISANSDATIGKLIADAMGRVKKEGVITVEEAKGTETTVEVVEGMQFDRGYISPYFVTDPEKMEAVLDAPYILIYDKKISVMKDLLPVLEKCVQSGKPLLIIAEDVDGEALATLVVNKIRGSLKIAAVKAPGFGDRRKAMLEDIAILTGGTVISEERGFKLENADLSFLGQAEKITIDKDNTTIVDGAGKADDIKARVNQIKAQIESTTSDYDKEKLQERLAKLSGGVAVLYVGAATEVEMKEKKDRVDDALHATRAAVEEGIIPGGGVSYIRAIAVLNKLKADNQDEETGIKIVKRALEEPLRQIAANAGLEGSVVVQQVAGGKDDYGFNARTEQYEDMFEAGIIDPTKVSRVALENAASIAGMLLTTECVLADKPEENGAPAMPPMGGGMGGMM from the coding sequence ATGGCAAAGGAAATAATCTTTGACATTGAGGCACGTGACGCTCTTAAAAGAGGAGTAGACGCTTTGGCTAATGCAGTCAAGGTAACACTCGGCCCCAAAGGTCGCAACGTGATCATCGATAAAAAATTCGGTGCACCTTCTATTACAAAAGACGGTGTAACGGTTGCGAAGGAAATTGAACTGGAAGATCCCATTGAGAACATGGGTGCACAGATGGTTAAAGAAGTGGCTTCCAAAACCGGCGATGTCGCAGGTGATGGTACCACAACCGCCACCGTTCTGGCTCAGGCCATCGTAACGGCAGGTCTTAAGAATGTAGCCGCAGGTGCCAATCCGATGGACCTCAAACGCGGAATCGACAAAGCTGTTGAGGCTACCGTTGAGTCGCTCAGAAAACTGTCTAAATCAGTAGGCCACGACAGCGACAAAATCGAGCAGGTTGCAACCATCTCCGCCAACAGTGATGCCACTATTGGTAAATTGATTGCAGATGCCATGGGTCGGGTAAAGAAAGAAGGCGTAATCACCGTGGAAGAAGCCAAAGGTACCGAAACAACCGTTGAAGTGGTTGAAGGTATGCAGTTCGATCGCGGTTATATTTCTCCTTACTTCGTAACTGATCCGGAAAAGATGGAAGCTGTTCTGGATGCTCCTTACATCCTTATCTACGATAAGAAGATCTCTGTAATGAAGGACCTTCTTCCCGTACTTGAGAAATGTGTTCAATCCGGTAAACCGCTGTTGATCATTGCGGAAGATGTGGACGGTGAAGCCCTGGCCACCCTTGTGGTGAATAAAATCCGTGGCAGCCTGAAGATCGCTGCTGTGAAAGCCCCTGGATTCGGTGATCGTCGTAAAGCCATGCTGGAAGACATCGCCATCCTAACTGGCGGTACTGTGATCTCCGAAGAAAGAGGTTTCAAACTGGAAAATGCAGACCTCTCTTTCCTTGGACAAGCAGAGAAGATCACCATCGATAAAGACAATACCACCATCGTTGACGGTGCCGGTAAAGCGGATGATATCAAAGCCCGTGTAAACCAAATCAAGGCCCAGATCGAATCCACCACTTCTGACTACGATAAGGAAAAGCTCCAGGAAAGACTGGCCAAGCTGTCTGGCGGAGTTGCCGTACTTTACGTAGGTGCAGCTACTGAAGTGGAAATGAAGGAAAAGAAAGACCGTGTGGATGATGCATTGCATGCCACCCGCGCAGCTGTTGAAGAAGGAATCATTCCCGGAGGCGGCGTTTCTTATATCCGTGCAATCGCTGTCCTCAATAAACTGAAGGCTGACAACCAGGATGAAGAAACTGGTATCAAGATCGTGAAACGTGCGCTCGAAGAACCCCTGCGTCAGATTGCTGCCAATGCCGGACTGGAAGGTTCTGTTGTTGTTCAGCAAGTGGCCGGAGGAAAAGATGACTACGGTTTCAATGCCCGCACCGAGCAATATGAAGATATGTTCGAAGCAGGTATCATCGATCCTACCAAGGTATCACGTGTTGCACTCGAGAATGCGGCTTCCATCGCAGGTATGTTGCTGACCACCGAATGTGTACTCGCGGATAAGCCTGAAGAAAATGGTGCTCCTGCTATGCCTCCTATGGGCGGCGGCATGGGCGGCATGATGTAA
- a CDS encoding LptE family protein: MFKIKAKFKVLGLLIMVAGLAGGCGFYSFSGVSIGPDVKTISIGYFQNNASLVQPVLSQQFTEALKDIFIRQSRLSLVNNNGDMDVQGQITGYEVSPVAIQGNETAAMNRLTIRVRVTYVNRKEKNKDFESEFSRYTDFEGATDFNAKEEELMKLVYDQLSQDIFDKIMINW, encoded by the coding sequence ATGTTTAAGATAAAAGCAAAGTTTAAGGTCCTGGGGCTGCTGATTATGGTTGCAGGTCTGGCCGGTGGTTGCGGGTTCTATTCGTTCAGCGGTGTTTCCATTGGGCCGGATGTCAAAACAATTTCCATAGGGTACTTTCAGAATAATGCGTCCCTGGTGCAACCCGTATTGAGCCAACAATTCACAGAAGCGCTCAAAGATATTTTTATCAGACAGTCTCGTTTGTCATTGGTGAACAACAACGGTGATATGGATGTGCAAGGTCAGATAACCGGCTACGAGGTAAGTCCTGTGGCAATCCAGGGAAATGAGACGGCGGCCATGAACCGGTTGACCATCCGGGTCAGGGTTACTTATGTCAACCGAAAGGAAAAGAACAAAGACTTCGAGTCGGAATTCTCCAGGTATACCGATTTCGAGGGAGCGACAGACTTTAATGCGAAGGAGGAAGAATTGATGAAGCTGGTATATGATCAGCTGTCACAAGACATCTTTGATAAGATCATGATCAATTGGTAG
- the topA gene encoding type I DNA topoisomerase: MSKNLVIVESPAKAKTIGGFLGDDYLVKSSFGHIRDLPGKGLHVDIENGYQPTYEISPDKKDVIKELTELASKAEMVWLATDEDREGEAISWHLFEALGLTQEKVKRIVFHEITKPAIMKAIASPRGIDLNLVEAQQARRVLDRLVGFELSPILWKKIKPSLSAGRVQSVAVRLIVEREREIKAFTSKPFYRVRAIFHLDKDGEKAILQAELSNRFDTAEEAESFLKNCREASYQIGALETKPSTKSPAAPFTTSTLQQEASRKLGFSVAQTMTVAQRLYESGKITYMRTDSVNLSETAISAAAVEIGRSYGTEYVESRQYTTKSKGAQEAHEAIRPTYMNHREVDGERNEQRLYDLIWKRTIASQMANAKLEKTTVTIDISNATQKLIARGEVVKFDGFLKVYNESSDQEEEEDQEGMLPPLSVGQTLNLSQMDATQRFPHASARYTEASLVKKMEELGIGRPSTYAPTISTIQKRDYVVKESREGHPREYLVFTLKQGEVAKETRIETAGSEKSKLFPTDIGMVVNDFLIEHFGDILDYHFTARIEKQFDEIAEGQLEWNKMIDAFYGPFHEDVTETIETSEKATGERVLGDDPESGKPVIVRIGRYGPMVQIGTVDDEEKPRFASLRKNQRIEDITFEEALELFKLPRPVGQFEDKDVIANIGRFGPYVMHDGKFVSLKEDDPMEIQIDRAIELILEKRKADSERIIKTFEQDAELQILKGRWGPYLSHGKNNFRLPKDTQPEDLTYEQCVKIMEEAPPKKGGKKETKKAVTGTSKPTSKTKAKSKGKAKGKGKSS; this comes from the coding sequence ATGTCAAAAAATCTTGTTATTGTAGAGTCACCAGCCAAAGCCAAAACCATTGGTGGATTTCTGGGAGACGATTATCTGGTGAAATCCAGTTTCGGTCACATCAGAGATTTGCCGGGCAAAGGCCTCCACGTGGATATTGAAAATGGCTACCAACCTACTTATGAAATCTCTCCAGATAAAAAGGATGTGATAAAGGAATTGACCGAGTTGGCAAGCAAAGCGGAAATGGTATGGCTGGCAACGGATGAGGACCGTGAAGGAGAGGCCATCTCATGGCATCTGTTCGAGGCATTGGGACTCACCCAGGAAAAGGTCAAAAGGATTGTGTTTCATGAAATCACCAAGCCGGCGATCATGAAGGCCATTGCTTCACCAAGAGGGATAGACCTCAATCTGGTTGAAGCTCAGCAAGCCAGAAGGGTACTGGACAGACTGGTTGGTTTCGAGTTATCACCGATCCTATGGAAAAAGATCAAACCTTCCCTGTCTGCAGGTCGGGTACAATCGGTTGCGGTACGGTTAATCGTTGAAAGAGAACGCGAAATCAAGGCGTTTACATCCAAACCATTTTACCGTGTGCGCGCCATCTTTCATCTAGATAAAGACGGTGAGAAAGCCATACTCCAGGCAGAATTATCCAACCGTTTTGATACCGCTGAAGAAGCTGAATCTTTTCTCAAAAATTGCCGTGAAGCCAGTTATCAGATCGGGGCATTGGAGACCAAACCTTCCACCAAGTCACCGGCTGCACCATTCACGACATCCACGCTTCAGCAAGAGGCCAGCAGAAAGCTTGGATTTTCAGTAGCCCAGACCATGACCGTGGCCCAAAGGCTATATGAATCCGGAAAGATCACCTATATGCGTACCGACTCCGTAAACCTCTCCGAAACGGCCATCAGCGCAGCTGCAGTCGAGATAGGAAGGTCCTATGGAACCGAATATGTCGAAAGCCGCCAATACACAACCAAGTCCAAAGGTGCTCAGGAAGCTCACGAAGCTATACGTCCCACATACATGAACCATCGTGAGGTTGACGGTGAAAGGAACGAACAACGACTTTACGATCTGATCTGGAAACGAACCATTGCCAGTCAAATGGCCAATGCGAAATTGGAAAAGACCACTGTGACCATTGACATATCCAATGCAACACAAAAATTGATCGCCCGTGGTGAGGTGGTGAAGTTTGATGGATTTCTTAAAGTTTATAATGAATCCAGCGATCAGGAAGAGGAGGAAGATCAGGAAGGAATGCTCCCGCCATTGTCTGTGGGGCAAACGCTTAACCTTTCCCAGATGGATGCCACACAACGTTTCCCACATGCATCAGCGAGGTATACGGAAGCAAGCCTGGTAAAGAAAATGGAAGAACTTGGAATTGGAAGACCTTCTACTTATGCACCTACCATTTCTACCATTCAGAAACGTGACTATGTTGTAAAGGAAAGCAGGGAAGGGCATCCAAGGGAATACCTGGTATTTACACTGAAACAAGGCGAGGTAGCAAAAGAGACCCGTATCGAAACCGCCGGCAGTGAAAAGTCCAAATTGTTTCCGACCGATATCGGAATGGTGGTCAACGACTTTTTGATCGAACATTTCGGAGATATCCTGGATTACCATTTTACAGCGCGGATAGAGAAACAATTTGATGAAATTGCGGAAGGCCAACTGGAGTGGAACAAAATGATCGATGCTTTTTACGGTCCATTCCACGAGGATGTCACCGAAACCATTGAGACTTCCGAGAAAGCCACCGGAGAAAGGGTTTTGGGAGATGATCCGGAATCAGGAAAACCGGTGATTGTGCGCATCGGCCGATATGGCCCCATGGTTCAGATTGGTACGGTAGACGATGAAGAAAAGCCGCGGTTTGCAAGCCTGCGAAAGAATCAACGCATTGAAGACATCACGTTTGAGGAGGCTCTGGAATTGTTTAAACTACCACGGCCAGTTGGACAATTTGAAGACAAAGATGTGATCGCCAACATTGGTCGGTTCGGTCCTTATGTGATGCACGATGGCAAATTTGTAAGCCTCAAGGAAGATGACCCTATGGAAATACAAATTGATAGGGCCATTGAACTGATTCTCGAAAAGCGAAAAGCAGACAGCGAGCGCATTATCAAGACCTTTGAACAAGACGCGGAGTTACAAATCCTCAAAGGACGATGGGGTCCTTACCTCTCTCACGGAAAGAACAACTTCAGACTCCCCAAAGACACACAACCGGAAGACCTGACCTACGAACAGTGTGTTAAGATTATGGAGGAAGCCCCACCTAAGAAAGGCGGGAAAAAAGAAACGAAAAAGGCCGTAACCGGTACCTCCAAACCTACAAGTAAAACCAAAGCCAAAAGCAAGGGAAAGGCTAAGGGAAAAGGAAAATCATCATAA